One genomic region from Chionomys nivalis chromosome 17, mChiNiv1.1, whole genome shotgun sequence encodes:
- the Lalba gene encoding alpha-lactalbumin — MMRFVPLFLVCILFPAIQATQLTKCEVYRAVEDMDGYEGISALEWTCVIFHSSGYDTQAKVNNKGGTEYGLFQISNKHWCKSSEVPESENICDISCDDLLDDDLTNDKMCAKKILAIKGIDYWLAHKPMCSEKLEQWSCKL; from the exons ATGATGCgttttgttcctttgttcctAGTGTGTATCTTGTTCCCTGCCATTCAGGCCACACAGCTTACAAAGTGTGAGGTGTACCGGGCCGTGGAAGACATGGACGGCTACGAAGGCATCTCTGCGCTCGAAT gGACCTGCGTTATATTTCACAGCAGCGGTTATGACACACAAGCAAAGGTCAACAACAAGGGCGGCACAGAGTACGGACTCTTCCAGATCAGCAACAAACATTGGTGCAAGAGTAGCGAGGTCCCCGAGTCTGAGAATATCTGTGACATTTCCTGCGACG ACTTACTGGATGATGACCTTACCAATGACAAAATGTGTGCTAAGAAGATTCTGGCCATCAAAGGAATCGACTACTG GTTGGCTCACAAGCCTATGTGCTCTGAGAAGCTGGAACAGTGGAGCTGCAAGCTGTGA